One Bacillota bacterium genomic window carries:
- a CDS encoding radical SAM protein → MRLLVADEEGRISVDEELACAGRTGDILVEVQPADVIPMPPGATLMFLPGREAIGVDVRSGEFTMAGHGLNAVSAILPQGYTRTLLPAYTTCGPWAGGRYARGRYARGGRVAHASGGHTGGVRHQILPLFGYTMVGMGDDGLVVAAVQTDEDFKWSPDNYNTGDLPDRVAAVLEELPGNRILRQLSKCALEYGCFTAQNIFYRRWEGGIPVAEACNARCLGCISIQPSECCPAPQERIRFTPSVAEIVEVALPHLEEAEDAIISFGQGCEGEPLTRSELLVEAVRSLRQATGRGTININTNAGDTRGFKALCEAGLDSARVSLISARPEMYDSYHRPHGYSLEDVIASLKIAKGYGVFTSVNLLAFPGVTDREKDIEALAGLIGATGLDMIQLRNLNIDPDFFIEVVRRSGAGASGEGEVIGGEAIGMVNFIEALKSSFPSLEIGSYSRPVRP, encoded by the coding sequence GCTGACGAAGAAGGCCGGATTTCCGTGGATGAGGAATTAGCCTGCGCCGGCAGGACGGGGGACATTCTCGTCGAGGTCCAGCCGGCTGATGTAATCCCCATGCCGCCCGGCGCAACCTTGATGTTCCTCCCGGGGCGCGAGGCGATCGGCGTCGATGTGCGGTCCGGGGAGTTTACCATGGCCGGGCATGGCCTCAATGCCGTGAGCGCCATACTCCCCCAGGGGTATACCAGGACCTTGCTCCCGGCCTACACCACCTGTGGGCCCTGGGCCGGGGGAAGGTATGCTAGAGGCAGGTATGCCAGAGGTGGGCGTGTCGCGCATGCCAGTGGAGGGCATACCGGGGGCGTCCGCCACCAGATCCTCCCGCTTTTCGGCTATACCATGGTGGGGATGGGCGATGACGGCCTTGTTGTTGCAGCGGTGCAGACGGACGAGGATTTCAAGTGGAGCCCCGATAACTATAATACCGGCGACCTTCCGGACCGGGTGGCCGCTGTACTCGAGGAACTTCCAGGGAACAGGATCCTGAGGCAGCTCTCGAAATGCGCGCTCGAGTATGGGTGTTTTACAGCGCAGAATATCTTCTACCGCCGCTGGGAGGGCGGCATTCCCGTGGCGGAGGCATGCAACGCGCGGTGTCTCGGCTGCATCTCCATCCAACCCTCTGAATGCTGCCCCGCGCCCCAGGAACGTATAAGGTTTACACCATCGGTTGCTGAGATCGTGGAGGTCGCCCTGCCTCACCTCGAGGAGGCGGAGGATGCCATAATCAGCTTCGGCCAGGGATGCGAGGGCGAGCCGCTGACCAGGAGCGAACTCCTGGTTGAGGCCGTTCGATCCCTGCGTCAGGCAACGGGGCGGGGAACGATTAATATAAACACAAACGCCGGCGACACGCGCGGCTTTAAGGCCCTGTGCGAGGCCGGGCTCGATTCGGCGCGGGTGAGCCTCATCAGCGCCAGGCCGGAGATGTATGATTCTTATCACAGGCCACATGGCTATTCGCTTGAGGATGTGATCGCCTCCCTCAAGATCGCGAAGGGTTACGGGGTTTTTACATCGGTGAACCTTCTCGCGTTCCCCGGCGTCACGGACAGGGAGAAGGATATCGAAGCCCTTGCGGGGCTTATAGGGGCCACCGGCCTTGATATGATCCAGCTCAGGAACCTGAATATAGACCCGGACTTTTTCATTGAGGTCGTGCGCCGGTCTGGCGCTGGCGCGTCGGGTGAGGGCGAAGTCATTGGGGGCGAAGCCATCGGCATGGTGAATTTCATCGAAGCGCTCAAATCGTCATTTCCTTCGCTCGAGATTGGCAGCTACTCACGCCCGGTGAGGCCCTAG
- a CDS encoding TldD/PmbA family protein, which produces MRNLVEDALKATGADYAEIRIEERQTTRIAFRGRTLEEIGTSVTLGGSARALVRGGWGFVSFDGVDGLKERVGLAVSQARLATAGDGHVSRLSPVEPVIDSVKAGLIKDPRYIPLSVKKRLLEEYNEIILGSGPRIQTSSILYVETFTRKYFANTEGTYVDQESSDIGMNITAIARDGDNVQQCFLPAGGTTGFQTVEGHHEKVKDIASRAVEMLDADPVKAGEYTVVIDPGLTGVFIHEAFGHLSESDFVYENERLQEIMTMGARFGPDILNVVDGAAVEGHRGSYRYDDEGVPSRMTHLIRNGILVGRLHSRETAAKMGELPTGNARAINYRHRPIVRMTNTFIENGTTSFEDMISDIEEGVYAIEAYGGETAMEMFTFSAGEAFMIRNGKIAERVRDVVLTGNLFDTLKNIECIGNDFEWHDGGAGGCGKGGQFPLPVGDGGPHVRIRKVVIGGR; this is translated from the coding sequence TTGCGCAACCTTGTTGAGGACGCCCTCAAGGCGACAGGCGCGGATTATGCAGAGATAAGAATAGAGGAGCGCCAGACTACGCGGATTGCGTTCCGGGGCCGGACGCTCGAGGAGATAGGAACGTCCGTAACCCTCGGGGGCAGTGCGCGCGCGCTGGTGCGGGGCGGCTGGGGCTTCGTTTCCTTCGACGGCGTCGATGGGCTGAAAGAGCGGGTGGGGCTGGCGGTGAGCCAGGCAAGGCTGGCGACGGCCGGAGATGGCCACGTGTCACGGCTTTCGCCGGTCGAACCTGTGATTGATAGCGTAAAGGCGGGGCTTATAAAGGATCCTCGCTACATCCCGCTATCCGTCAAGAAGCGCCTCCTGGAGGAGTACAACGAGATCATTCTCGGCTCCGGGCCGAGGATCCAGACGTCGAGCATTCTTTATGTAGAAACGTTCACGCGGAAGTATTTTGCCAACACCGAGGGGACCTATGTCGACCAGGAATCGAGCGACATAGGCATGAATATAACGGCAATCGCCAGGGATGGCGACAACGTGCAGCAGTGTTTCCTACCCGCGGGCGGCACAACGGGGTTCCAGACCGTGGAGGGGCATCATGAAAAGGTTAAGGATATCGCCTCCAGAGCCGTTGAGATGCTGGATGCAGATCCTGTGAAGGCCGGCGAATACACGGTGGTTATCGACCCCGGTCTCACAGGGGTATTTATTCATGAAGCCTTTGGTCACCTCAGCGAGTCGGATTTCGTTTACGAAAACGAGAGGCTGCAGGAGATCATGACCATGGGCGCGCGCTTCGGCCCGGATATCCTGAACGTTGTCGATGGGGCGGCGGTCGAGGGCCATCGCGGGTCATACAGGTATGACGATGAGGGGGTCCCGAGCAGGATGACTCATCTTATACGGAACGGGATCCTCGTTGGCAGGCTTCACTCTCGCGAGACCGCGGCTAAAATGGGGGAGCTCCCGACCGGCAACGCGCGGGCTATAAACTACCGCCACAGGCCGATAGTGCGAATGACGAATACCTTCATAGAGAACGGGACGACGAGCTTTGAGGATATGATCTCGGATATCGAGGAGGGTGTCTATGCCATAGAAGCCTACGGGGGCGAGACCGCGATGGAGATGTTCACCTTCTCGGCAGGCGAGGCCTTCATGATAAGGAATGGCAAGATAGCCGAGCGGGTGAGGGATGTGGTCCTGACCGGCAACCTCTTCGATACGTTGAAGAATATCGAATGCATCGGCAATGACTTCGAATGGCACGACGGAGGCGCCGGCGGGTGCGGCAAGGGTGGGCAGTTCCCGTTGCCTGTAGGTGATGGCGGACCGCACGTGAGGATACGCAAGGTTGTTATAGGGGGAAGATGA
- a CDS encoding TldD/PmbA family protein: MERLLNLASKEADAAEVFFIKSTETPVSFEANRLKFIETRMVEGAALRIIRNGRIGFSTSSKLDEPDVLVRNAVAASEFGAEAAFGFPATSHATLPTPRVYDAGIVDLDPGYMIKLGSEMTARVLDAEPRAKCDVTFTRDVEEISVGHAGDGPLVSYQRTLFEGGMEVTVVSEEDILMISDYSASSAMNIDFRQLTDGIIQRLIWARRIAPIATGRYPVVFTSRAMVDLLLALKVALNGRMVLQGASPLADKLGTRVMDERISLYDDGTVNHAPRSAPFDDEGVPCRRTPLIEGGVVRNFYYDLQTAGRSGRESTGNGWRVLRTGERSFEGQPTTVQTNIVVPPGDMSLERMIEGMGEGLVVEQLMGAGQGNILSGAFSMNVHLGYKVEGGKIVGRVKNAMVAGNAFEAFNDVVGLGDKAEWVMGPYSVPAFFFRSMSVSTKS; the protein is encoded by the coding sequence TTGGAGAGGCTATTGAATCTCGCATCGAAAGAGGCCGACGCGGCTGAGGTATTCTTCATAAAGAGCACGGAGACCCCCGTTTCCTTTGAAGCGAACCGGCTCAAATTCATCGAAACGAGGATGGTCGAGGGGGCAGCGCTCCGGATCATAAGAAACGGGCGCATTGGCTTCTCGACCTCCAGCAAGCTTGATGAGCCCGATGTCCTGGTCCGGAACGCCGTCGCAGCGAGCGAGTTCGGGGCCGAGGCGGCCTTCGGATTCCCCGCGACGTCCCATGCGACGCTTCCCACCCCGAGGGTTTATGATGCCGGGATCGTAGACCTCGACCCCGGCTATATGATCAAACTTGGCTCAGAGATGACCGCCCGGGTGCTGGATGCGGAGCCTCGCGCCAAATGCGATGTCACGTTTACCAGGGACGTAGAGGAGATTTCCGTGGGGCACGCGGGAGATGGACCCCTCGTGTCGTACCAGCGGACCTTGTTTGAGGGTGGCATGGAGGTGACCGTGGTTTCTGAGGAGGATATCCTGATGATCTCAGATTACAGCGCGTCGAGCGCGATGAATATCGATTTCAGGCAGCTAACCGACGGGATCATCCAGCGGTTAATATGGGCGAGGAGGATAGCCCCCATTGCCACCGGCCGGTACCCTGTAGTTTTTACTTCGAGGGCCATGGTTGACCTCCTCCTGGCGTTGAAGGTCGCCCTGAATGGCAGGATGGTGTTGCAGGGGGCCTCGCCCCTTGCCGATAAATTAGGTACCAGGGTGATGGATGAACGTATCTCCCTTTACGACGACGGGACGGTCAACCACGCCCCGAGAAGCGCCCCCTTTGATGACGAGGGCGTGCCGTGCCGGCGGACGCCGCTCATAGAGGGCGGCGTGGTCCGCAACTTCTATTATGACCTCCAGACTGCCGGGCGCTCGGGGAGGGAGAGCACTGGTAACGGCTGGCGCGTTTTGCGCACGGGGGAGCGGTCCTTTGAGGGCCAGCCCACGACGGTGCAGACTAACATTGTGGTGCCGCCGGGAGATATGAGCCTCGAGAGGATGATAGAAGGCATGGGTGAAGGCCTTGTTGTTGAACAGCTCATGGGGGCGGGCCAGGGGAATATCTTGAGCGGCGCCTTTTCCATGAATGTTCACCTGGGCTACAAGGTGGAGGGCGGCAAGATAGTGGGCCGGGTCAAGAATGCTATGGTGGCAGGGAATGCCTTTGAGGCGTTCAATGATGTGGTGGGGCTCGGCGATAAGGCTGAGTGGGTTATGGGCCCTTATTCGGTGCCGGCTTTCTTCTTCAGGTCGATGTCGGTATCGACGAAGAGCTAG
- a CDS encoding CtsR family transcriptional regulator yields MGSDMVGSLADYIERYLKSLVDEAAQGIIEIQRRELAEKFNCVPSQINYVLSTRFTVEHGYIVETRRGGGGYIRIVRVRREPRSELAKSLEEAIGRAISPRDAENLLQRLEDIGAIDEAQRLLVKAVLYQETFGVDPVIEDALRARILKAILVVLLRG; encoded by the coding sequence ATGGGAAGTGATATGGTGGGCAGCCTTGCCGATTACATCGAACGTTATCTAAAGAGCCTGGTCGATGAGGCGGCCCAGGGTATTATTGAAATCCAGCGCCGGGAGCTGGCTGAAAAGTTCAATTGCGTCCCTTCGCAGATAAATTATGTTTTGAGTACCCGTTTCACAGTGGAGCACGGCTATATCGTTGAGACCAGACGGGGAGGCGGTGGGTATATCCGGATCGTCAGGGTCCGAAGGGAGCCCAGGAGCGAGCTCGCGAAATCACTAGAGGAAGCGATTGGCCGTGCGATAAGCCCGAGGGATGCCGAGAACCTGCTCCAGCGCCTGGAGGATATCGGTGCTATTGATGAGGCGCAGAGGTTGCTCGTAAAGGCCGTCCTTTACCAGGAAACCTTCGGCGTCGATCCTGTAATCGAGGATGCCCTTAGGGCGCGGATACTCAAGGCCATCCTGGTGGTTCTCCTGCGTGGTTAA
- a CDS encoding protein arginine kinase, with protein sequence MSLKDIIEKTLSSWMRDGGPEADVVLSTRTRVARNLNNVPFPHVASDADLKGVVDTVRDALKRSPALAGLYMLDLAEVSLLDRQILVEKHLVSPQHIGQVKNRAVVLRKDEVVSIMINEEDHIRIQTIFPGFQLERAWELCSEIDDGLERGLDYAFDEKIGYLTACPTNVGTGLRASIMMHLPALAMTNQVGRVLSSVSHLGIAVRGLYGEGTESSGNIYQLSNQVTLGRTEQDILENIKGVARQIIDQERGARGYLLRETRKQLEDRVYRAYGILANARMITSEEALRLLSDVRLGIDTNLIPGIDRKIFNELMVLTRPAYLQKLMGRELSPPERDVERASFIRERVKEG encoded by the coding sequence ATGTCGCTTAAGGACATAATAGAAAAAACGTTGAGTTCATGGATGAGGGATGGTGGGCCGGAGGCGGATGTGGTCTTGAGCACCCGGACACGGGTGGCGAGGAATCTAAATAACGTTCCTTTCCCGCACGTGGCCTCAGATGCTGATCTTAAAGGCGTCGTGGATACTGTCAGGGACGCCCTCAAACGTTCGCCTGCCCTCGCCGGCCTTTATATGCTTGATCTCGCCGAGGTTTCGCTGCTGGACCGGCAGATCCTTGTCGAGAAGCACCTGGTCAGCCCCCAGCATATAGGCCAGGTGAAGAACAGGGCCGTGGTCCTCCGCAAGGATGAGGTTGTGAGCATAATGATCAACGAGGAGGATCATATCCGCATCCAGACCATCTTTCCCGGGTTCCAGCTTGAGAGGGCGTGGGAGCTTTGCAGCGAGATTGATGACGGCCTGGAACGGGGCCTCGATTATGCCTTTGATGAAAAGATAGGCTATCTTACAGCCTGTCCCACCAATGTTGGTACAGGCCTCAGGGCATCCATTATGATGCACCTTCCAGCTCTGGCCATGACCAACCAGGTTGGTCGGGTCCTCTCGAGCGTATCGCACCTCGGGATAGCCGTGAGGGGCCTCTACGGGGAGGGTACGGAGTCTTCAGGGAATATATATCAGCTCTCGAACCAGGTCACCCTCGGGAGAACGGAGCAGGATATCCTTGAGAATATCAAGGGAGTGGCGCGACAGATCATCGACCAGGAGCGCGGGGCGCGGGGCTACCTCCTGCGGGAGACAAGGAAGCAACTGGAGGATAGGGTCTACAGGGCTTACGGGATCCTGGCCAACGCGAGGATGATAACCTCGGAGGAGGCCCTGCGGCTCCTCTCTGATGTTAGGCTCGGGATCGATACGAATCTCATACCAGGTATAGACAGGAAGATATTCAATGAGCTTATGGTCCTGACGCGCCCTGCCTATCTGCAAAAACTGATGGGGAGGGAGCTCAGCCCTCCTGAACGAGATGTTGAGAGGGCCTCCTTCATAAGAGAGAGGGTCAAGGAAGGCTAG